One Methylorubrum extorquens genomic window, GGCACCGTGCGATCCCTCTCGACACTGATCGAACGGACGGGGCGACGCCGATGTGCGGTATTGTCGGACTATTCCTCAAGAATCCGAAGCTTGAACCGCAGCTCGGCGCGATGCTCTCCAAGATGCTGGAGACGATGACGGATCGCGGTCCCGACAGCGCGGGCTTTGCGGTCTACGGCTCGGACGGCATCTCGGATGCAGGCAGCGTGAAGCTGACTCTGCGCGGTCCCCGCGCTTCGGCCCTGCGCGAGGCTGTCTCGAAGATGGAAGGGGCGCTGTCACTCTCCACCGAGGCGACCGAGCGCGACACCCACACGGTCCTGTCCGTCCCGGCGGAGCGCGAGGCGGAGATCCGCGCCTGGCTCAAGGACAACGCGCCGGGCATCGATGTGGTGAGCGCGGGCCGGCGCATGGAGATCTACAAGGAGGTCGGCCTGCCGGCATCTGTCGCCGAGCGCTTCGCCCTGGAGGGCATGGCCGGCACCCACGGCATCGGCCACACCCGCATGGCCACCGAGAGCGCGGTGACGACCAACGGCGCCCATCCGTTCTCGACCGGCACCGACGAGTGCCTCGTCCATAACGGCTCGCTGTCGAACCACAACGACCTGCGCCGCCGCCTCCGGCACGAGGGCCTGAGCTTCGCGACGCTGAACGACACCGAGGTCGCCGCCGGCTACCTGAGCTGGCGCATGCGCGAGGGCGCCTCGCTGAAGCAGGCGCTGGAATCGAGCCTGACCGATCTCGACGGCTTCTTCACCTTCGTGGTCGGCACCGAGAACGGCTTTGCCGTGGTGCGCGACCCCATCGCCTGCAAGCCCGCCGTAATGGCCGAGACCGACGACTACGTCGCCTTCGGCTCCGAGTACCGGGCGCTGGTGGGCCTGCCCGGCATCGACACCGCCCGCGTGTTCGAGCCCGAGCCGGCCAAGGTCTACGCGTGGGAGCGCGTCAGCCACCACGCCTCCGGGGAGCGCCAGTGATGCCGAGCTTCGACCTGCGATCCGCCCCTCTGCGCGAGCTGAACCGGGCGCTCCACGCCCTGCGGCCCGACACCAACGAGACTCACTGGACCGTCACCGGTCCGGACGGGCGCCACGCCATCGCCGCCGGGCTCGACGCGCCGGTCTCCGTCGAGATCGAGGGCAATGTCGGCTACTATTGCGCCGGCATGAACAAGCTCGCCACCGTTCTCGTCAACGGCAATGCGGGCGTGGGGGTGGCCGAGAACATGATCTCCGGCCTCGTCCACGTGCGGGGCGATGCCAGCCAGTCGGCCGGCGCCACGGCCCATGGCGGCACGCTCATCATCGACGGCAATGCGGGCGCCCGCTGCGGCATCTCGATGAAGGGCGTCGATATCGTCGTGAAGGGCTCGATCGGCCACATGTCGGCCTTCATGGCACAAGCCGGCACGCTCACAGTGCTGGGGGACGCCGGCGAGGCCTTGGGCGACTCCCTCTACGAGGCCAAGCTCTACGTGCGCGGCTCGGTCAAAAGCCTCGGCGCGGACTGCGTCGAGAAGGCGATGCGCGACGAGCATCTCAGGGAACTCGCCGAGAAGCTCGCCGCCGCCGGCCTCGCCGGGGAAGTGAGCCCGAGCGAATTCCGCCGCTACGGCTCGGCTCGCACCCTCTACCACTTCCACGTCGACAACGCCGGAGCCTACTGATGACGGATCATCGCCAGCCTCCGCGCACCAAGCCGCGTCTGTCGGCGACCTTCACCCCCGACGTGATGTCCGAGATCCGCCGCGCGGCGGCCACCGGCATCTACGACATCCGTGGCGCGGGGGCGAAGCGCGCGCTGCCGCATTTCGACGACCTCCTGTTCCTCGGCGCCTCGATCAGCCGCTATCCGCTGGAAGGCTACCGCGAGCGCTGCGGCACCGAGGTGGTGCTGGGCGCGCGCTTCGCGAGCAAGCCGATCCACCTGAAGACGCCGGTCACCATCGCCGGGATGAGCTTCGGCTCGCTCTCGGCCAACGCCAAGGAGGCGCTCGGACGCGGTGCCACCATCGCCGGCACCTCCACCACCACCGGCGACGGCGGCATGACGCCGGAGGAGCGGGGCCATTCCAAGACCCTGGTCTACCAGTACCTGCCGTCGCGCTACGGCATGAACCCGGACGACCTGCGCAAGGCCGACGCCATTGAGGTCGTCATCGGCCAGGGCGCCAAGCCCGGCGGCGGCGGCATGCTGCTCGGCCAGAAGATCACCGAGCGCGTCGCCGGGATGCGCTGCCTGCCGCCCGGCGTCGATCAGCGCTCCGCCTGCCGCCACCCGGACTGGACAGGGCCGGACGACCTCGCCATCAAGATCGAGGAACTGCGCGAGATCACCGATTGGGAGAAGCCGATCTACGTCAAGGTCGGCGCCTCGCGCCCCTACTACGACACCGCGCTCGCGGCGAAGTCGGGCGCCGACGTGGTGGTGCTCGACGGCATGCAGGGCGGCACCGCCGCGACGCAGGACGTGTTCATCGAGCATGTCGGCATCCCGACACTCGCCGCGATCCGCCCGGCGGTTCAGGCGCTTCAGGATCTGGGGCTCCACCGCAAGGTGCAGCTCGTGGTGTCGGGCGGCATCCGCTCCGGCGCGGACGTGGCCAAGGTGCTGGCGCTCGGCGCCGACGCGGTCGCCATCGGCACCGCTGCGCTGATCGCGCTCGGCGACAACGACCCGCGTTGGCAGGCCGAGTACGAAGCACTCGGCACCACGGCCGGCGCCTACGACGACTGGCACGAGGGCCGCGACCCCGCCGGCATCACGACCCAGGATCCGGAACTGGCCAAGCGCCTCGACCCGGAACTCGCCGGCCGCCGGCTCGCCAACTACCTCGCGGTGATGACGCTGGAGGCCCAGACCATCGCGCGGGCCTGCGGCAAGAGCCACCTGCACAACCTCGAACCCGAGGATCTGGTGGCGCTCACCATCGAGGCCGCGGCGATGGCACAGGTGCCGCTCGCCGGAACCGGCTGGATTCCCGGCAAGAACCCGACGGCGTCCGGCATGTGATCTGCGTGGGCCGCTCCCGAGGCTTCGAGGGCGGCCCTTTTTCTTTTGTGACGATGGGGCCGAACCACCAAGCCGGGAGGATTCTTGCAATGACGCACGAACTCGAAGCCGCCGCCCGGGAACGCGGCATCAAGTACTTCCTCATCTCCTACACCGACCTGTTCGGCACCCAGCGCGCCAAGCTGGTGCCGGCCGCCGCGATCGCCAGCACCTGCCGCAACGGCGCGGGGTTTGCCGGCTTCGCCACCTGGCTCGACATGAGCCCGGCGGATGCCGACCTGCTGGCCATGCCCGACCCCGAGGGGCTGATCCAGCTTCCCTGGAAGCCGGAAGTCGGCTGGCTGCCCGCCGACCTCGTCATGGACGGCAAGGCCGTCGAGCAGGGGCCGCGCAACATCCTCAAGCGCCTGATCAAGGAAGCGGCCCGCGAGGGGCTTCAGATGAAGAGCGGTGTCGAGTGCGAGTTCTTCCTGATCACGCCCTGCGGCTCGGAGCCCGCCGACACCGCCGACCGGCAGACCAAGCCCTGTTACGACCAATCCGCCCTGATGCGCCGCTACGAGGTGATCACCGAGATCTGCGACGCGATGCTGGCGCTCGGCTGGAAGCCCTACCAGAACGACCACGAGGACGCGAACGGCCAGTTCGAGATGAACTGGGACTACGATGACGCGCTGATCACCGCCGACCGGCACGCCTTCTTCAAGTACATGACCCGCTCGATCGCCGAGAAGCACGGCTTCCGCGCGACCTTCATGCCCAAGCCCTTCATGGACCTGACGGGCTCGGGCTGCCACGCCCACGTCTCGCTCTGGCGCGACGGCCAGAACGTCTTTTCCGACCGCTCGGACGAGATCGGCCTGTCGAAGCTCGGCTACCACTTCATCGGCGGCCTGATCCACTCGGCGGATGCGCTCGCCGCGCTCACCAACCCTTGCGTGAACTCCTACAAGCGTATCAACGCGCCGCGCACCACCTCCGGCGCAACCTGGGCGCCCAACACCGTGACCTACACGGGCAACAACCGCACCCACATGATCCGCATCCCCGACGGCGGGCGCTTCGAGTTCCGCCTCGCGGATGGGGCAGCCAACCCCTACCTGCTCCAGGCGGGCCTCCTCGCCGCCGGCCTCGACGGCATTCGCCAGGGGCGCGATCCGGGGCAGCGCCTCGACATCAACATGTACACCGATGGCCACACCGTGGAGGGCGTCAAGCGCCTGCCGCTCAACCTGCTCGATGCGCTCCGCGCCCTCGAAGCGAGCCCCGTCCTCAACGAGGCGCTCGGTGCCTTCGTGCCGAGCTACCTCAAGCTCAAGCGCTCGGAATGGGACGATTACTGCCGCCACCTGACGCAATGGGAGCGCGACACCACGCTCGATTGCTGAGCGATCCTCCGGCACCCGGCCGATCCCTTCGGTCCGATGCGGTATCGCGTGCGGCGGGCGGACGCGATGAGGCCGAACGCGCCGTCGGCTTCTCCGAGAGGGCCCGAACGAGCCCCGGGCAGGGCGGCGTGAGGTCGGTTGCTCGATCCGGCTCCGTCGGACTATCGATCGCCCAGCCGCCGTCGCCCCGACGGAGCGACAGGGAGACCCGATCCCCGATGGCGTGGCTCGGACGCCTCCTTCTGGCTGCCTTCGCCTTGATCGTGGCCATCCCGGCCGGCGCCCTGACACTCGGCTCCGGGGTGTTGCTCGATCCGGGCTTCCGTGAGGCATTGGGCGAACTCGGCCTTGTCGGTCTCCTCGCCGGCCTGTCGGATCTCGCGCAAGGCGTTCCGCCGGATATGGCGGTGATGGCCGTGATCCTCTTCGCCCAAGCGCTCAGCCTCCTGCTGAGCCTGCCGCCGACGCTGGCCGCGCTCGTCGGCGAGACGCTCGGGCTGCGCTCCCCATTCTGGTACGGCGGCGCGTCGGGCGGCCTCACGGCGCTTCTGCCCTGGCTCGCCCGCAGCGGCCCGCCCCCGGCCGCCGGATCGGTGGCGTCGGCCGCGGAAGCGCGGCTGGCCGCGATCCTCCTCGTGACGGGCGCCGTCTCGGGTCTGGTCTACTGGCTGATCGCCGGCCGCAGCATCGGCAACCGGACCCGGCGGCGCGGCGGCGACGCATTTTAGGGGTGGACAGGCGTCCGCCATCGCTTATGAAAATGGGGTGCGTCCGAAGCCCCGTGCTCGGAACCACCCTCCGGCTCAAGAGCGCCTCATTGCTCCGTGAGCGGCCGGATGCGGGCGTAGTTCAGTGGTAGAACGTCAGCTTCCCAAGCTGAATGTCGTCGGTTCGATCCCGATCGCCCGCTCCAACTAACGAGCTGAAGCGTCAGCATTTTTAACGCTCCACCGCTGACCTCGCGCTTGTCACGTTTGCCACCGCGTTTGTTATGGCCTGTTCAGGCCCCGTTCTTCACGCTTCGGTGAGCGATGCGTAGCGTCGCCACCTTGCGTGATTTTCCGACCGCGCCGCGCGAGTAGCGCGCCGTCGTCGAGGCTTGTGTGTGGGCG contains:
- a CDS encoding class II glutamine amidotransferase, whose amino-acid sequence is MCGIVGLFLKNPKLEPQLGAMLSKMLETMTDRGPDSAGFAVYGSDGISDAGSVKLTLRGPRASALREAVSKMEGALSLSTEATERDTHTVLSVPAEREAEIRAWLKDNAPGIDVVSAGRRMEIYKEVGLPASVAERFALEGMAGTHGIGHTRMATESAVTTNGAHPFSTGTDECLVHNGSLSNHNDLRRRLRHEGLSFATLNDTEVAAGYLSWRMREGASLKQALESSLTDLDGFFTFVVGTENGFAVVRDPIACKPAVMAETDDYVAFGSEYRALVGLPGIDTARVFEPEPAKVYAWERVSHHASGERQ
- a CDS encoding protein glxC; protein product: MPSFDLRSAPLRELNRALHALRPDTNETHWTVTGPDGRHAIAAGLDAPVSVEIEGNVGYYCAGMNKLATVLVNGNAGVGVAENMISGLVHVRGDASQSAGATAHGGTLIIDGNAGARCGISMKGVDIVVKGSIGHMSAFMAQAGTLTVLGDAGEALGDSLYEAKLYVRGSVKSLGADCVEKAMRDEHLRELAEKLAAAGLAGEVSPSEFRRYGSARTLYHFHVDNAGAY
- a CDS encoding FMN-binding glutamate synthase family protein codes for the protein MTDHRQPPRTKPRLSATFTPDVMSEIRRAAATGIYDIRGAGAKRALPHFDDLLFLGASISRYPLEGYRERCGTEVVLGARFASKPIHLKTPVTIAGMSFGSLSANAKEALGRGATIAGTSTTTGDGGMTPEERGHSKTLVYQYLPSRYGMNPDDLRKADAIEVVIGQGAKPGGGGMLLGQKITERVAGMRCLPPGVDQRSACRHPDWTGPDDLAIKIEELREITDWEKPIYVKVGASRPYYDTALAAKSGADVVVLDGMQGGTAATQDVFIEHVGIPTLAAIRPAVQALQDLGLHRKVQLVVSGGIRSGADVAKVLALGADAVAIGTAALIALGDNDPRWQAEYEALGTTAGAYDDWHEGRDPAGITTQDPELAKRLDPELAGRRLANYLAVMTLEAQTIARACGKSHLHNLEPEDLVALTIEAAAMAQVPLAGTGWIPGKNPTASGM
- the glnT gene encoding type III glutamate--ammonia ligase, with amino-acid sequence MTHELEAAARERGIKYFLISYTDLFGTQRAKLVPAAAIASTCRNGAGFAGFATWLDMSPADADLLAMPDPEGLIQLPWKPEVGWLPADLVMDGKAVEQGPRNILKRLIKEAAREGLQMKSGVECEFFLITPCGSEPADTADRQTKPCYDQSALMRRYEVITEICDAMLALGWKPYQNDHEDANGQFEMNWDYDDALITADRHAFFKYMTRSIAEKHGFRATFMPKPFMDLTGSGCHAHVSLWRDGQNVFSDRSDEIGLSKLGYHFIGGLIHSADALAALTNPCVNSYKRINAPRTTSGATWAPNTVTYTGNNRTHMIRIPDGGRFEFRLADGAANPYLLQAGLLAAGLDGIRQGRDPGQRLDINMYTDGHTVEGVKRLPLNLLDALRALEASPVLNEALGAFVPSYLKLKRSEWDDYCRHLTQWERDTTLDC